In Castanea sativa cultivar Marrone di Chiusa Pesio chromosome 6, ASM4071231v1, a single window of DNA contains:
- the LOC142640101 gene encoding uncharacterized protein LOC142640101 has protein sequence MQWARDSKEIPYTLVHRYGRANTSSGYNGLRALLGLSSHRKSGMAATVAEVFSTSIMAVTNMSMKLLIDTENRKVLFAEADKDFIDFLFHILHLPLGTIIPLLKNQGTVGSFGNIYDSIENLSTTYLQPNVNKETLLKHKVHISGGTGEVPLLLPNIESSLTSTKFYRCSRSQNSNCHGYVADNCSALCPSCQGSMTCDVSFVDPPTTNNTVSSGGGYVKGVVTNMIMDDLEVKPMSTISSIKLLNKFNVKQLGDLEEKVVELGMEEGVKLLKASLQSKNVLTDVFLPKLEQEVNIETEFLGAKVV, from the exons atGCAATGGGCCCGAGACTCAAAGGAAATACCTTACACATTAGTGCATCGTTATGGGCGTGCAAATACATCATCTGGATataatggcttacgtgctctaTTGGGTCTGTCTTCCCATCGTAAGAGTGGAATGGCAGCCAC AGTTGCTGAGGTTTTCTCTACGTCAATTATGGCAGTAACCAATATGAGTATGAAACTTCTGATAGACACAGAAAACCGCAAAGTGCTTTTTGCTGAAGCTGACAAGGACTTCATCGACTTCCTCTTTCACATTCTCCACCTACCACTTGGAACTATCATTCCTCTTCTGAAAAATCAAGGAACAGTGGGCAGCTTTGGAAACATTTATGATAGCATCGAAAATTTAAGTACTACTTACCTTCAACCAAACGTGAACAAAGAGACTCTCTTGAAGCACAAGGTGCACATCTCTGGCGGTACTGGTGAGGTCCCTCTCCTATTGCCAAACATTGAATCATCATTGACGTCCACGAAATTCTATAGGTGTTCTAGAAGCCAAAACAGCAACTGTCACGGATATGTGGCTGACAACTGTAGCGCATTATGCCCTTCATGCCAGGGTTCTATGACCTGTGATGTAAGTTTTGTAGACCCACCAACCACAAATAATACGGTCTCTAGTGGTGGAGGATACGTGAAAGGGGTGGTTACAAACATGATTATGGATGATCTGGAGGTGAAACCCATGTCCACAATTTCCAGTATCAAGCTGCTTAACAAGTTTAATGTCAAGCAATTAGGGGATCTTGAGGAAAAAGTGGTCGAATTGGGCATGGAAGAG GGTGTGAAATTGCTCAAAGCTTCTCTACAGTCGAAGAATGTCTTGACTGATGTCTTCCTCCCAAAGCTGGAACAAGAAGTCAACATAGAGACTGAATTTCTAGGAGCAAAAGTTGTTTAG